The genomic window CCGGCGCCACGGCGAGGGCGTCGTCTCGAGCATCGGCCTCGGCACCTACCTCGGCGACCCGACCGACGAGGTCGACGACGCCTACCGTGAGGCGATCGTCGCCGCGCTGCAGCGGGGCTGCAACGTGCTCGACACCGCGATCAACTACCGCTGCCAGCGCTCCGAGCGGGTGATCGGCGAGGCGCTCGCCGAGGCGGCGGACGCTGGCGCTCCGGAGCGCGACGCTGCCGGCGGCGAGGCGGACGTACCGGAAACCGCCGACGCGGCCGAATCGGCCCCCGACGCAGACGTGGCCGGCTCCGATTCGGGCGTCGAGCGCGAGTCCGTGCTGGTCGCGACGAAGGGCGGCTTCCTGCCGTTCGACGGCGAGCGGCCCGACGATCCGGGCCGGTACGTTCGCGAGACGTTCGTCGAACCGGGCATCGTCGATCCGGCGGACCTCGCCCACGGCGCACACGCGATCGCACCGGCGTTCCTCGACGACCAGCTCGATCGATCGCTCGCGAATCTCGGCCTCGACACGATCGACCTGTACTACGTGCACAACCCCGAGACGCAACTCGACGTTCGGTCGCGGGAGGCGGTCTACGACCAGCTCGAAGCCGCTTTCGAGCGCCTTGAGGAGCGGCGCGCAGAGGGGGATATTCGCGCCTACGGCGTCGCAAGCTGGGACGCCTTCCGGGTGCCGCCCGAGCACGACTCGCACCTCTCTCTTCCCGAAGTCATCCAGCGAGCCCGGCGGGCAGCCGAAACCGCCGGGGCGCAGACGACCGGCTTCCGTGCGATCCAGCTTCCGTTCAACGCCGAGATGGCGGACGCGTTCACCGTCGCCGCCCACGAGGGCCCGGAGGGGATGCAGTCGGCATTGCACTTCGCGCAGGACGCCGGGCTCTCGGTGTTCACGAGCGCGAGCATCGGGCAGGGCGAACTGGCGGAGGGCGTCCCCGAGCACGTCGCGGTTCGAGTCGAGGGCGACACGCCGGCCCAGCGCGCGATCAACTTCGCGCGGAGCGCGCCGGGAGTGACCTCGTCGCTGGTCGGGGCGAGCAGCCGCGAGCACGCGATCGAGAACGTGCGGGCCGGCGAGTTCGACCCGCTCGGTGCGGAGGCGTTCGACGCGGTGTTCGCCTCGGATTCGGCGTGAGCGCCGGAGCGCACCGGCGGCTCGCGACGCACTGACCGATCGAGCGGCAGGGAGGGACGCGCTACTTCAGCTCCTTCCACTTCGCGCCACAACTGGGGCAGACGCGGACCGTCCCGACCTCGTCCGGATCGTTCTCGGACTTCAGTTCCTCGTCGCAGGCCGTACAGGCGAGGCGACCGTAGTTGTCCTTCTCCAGGTCGCTGTCCCGCAGCCCCTTCCGGACGGATTTCATGGCGACGCCTACGAAGGGGCCCCTCAAAAAACCGATGCTGGGAGCAACTGGCCGTCCGATCGTCCTGAACCGGGCCGGGGATCGCCTCAGGCCTCCAGTCGGTGGGCCTTCCCGCCGGTCGGGAGGTGGCCCGAGAGGTACAGCGTGCCCATCACTGCGACGAACCCGAGGACGATCACGCCCATCCCCAGGAACAGCGCGTCGAAGCCGACGCCGTAGTCCGTGAGGGTGCCGACGACGACGCTGCCGCTGGCCTGGATCAGCATCATCGTCGCGCTGTAGACGGCGTAGGCGCTCGCGCGGTGCTCGTCGGGGAGCGTGTCGAGCATGTAGGTGTCCATCGCCGGAAAGAGCGCGTGGATGATGAAGCCGATCAGCACGCTGGCCGCGACGATCGCGGCGAGTCCGGAGGCCGCGGTCAGCGCGAACAGGCCGACGGTAAACCCGGTCATCACGGCGAGGACGACCGGGACGTGTTCGAATCGATCCGCGAATTGCCCGCCGGCGTAGAAGGCCGGCACTCCCGCCGCGAACACCACGGTGAGCATCAGGTTCGCGGTGCCACGCGAGAGCCCCTTGACGTCCTCGAGGTAGGTCGCGTAGAAGTTGAACACGCCGTTCCAGACCAGCCCGACGACGCCGATGAGGACGATCCCGGTCAGGATCAGCCGCCACTGCCGGCGCACTGCGGCGAGGATCTCCCGATCCTCTGATCCGGCGTCGGGAAGGTCCGCCCGACGTGCCGCGACGAAGAAGGCCGCCGTCCCGAGCGCGCCGACGACCGCGATCACCACGAACACGCCACGCCAGGTCGCGATCGCGAGGACCGCAGTGACCGCCAGCGGCGCGAGCACCGCGGCGATCTGTGCCGACGCGCCGTGGATCCCCAGCACCCGCCCGACGCTGTTCGGGAACAGCTCCGAGACGAGGGGGTTCGCCGCGATGAAGTACGCCCCGCTCGCGAGGCCCAGCAGGAACGCCCCGATCCCCACGGCGATCGGTGACGGCGCGGCTGCGGTGAGGACGGCGGCGACGGTCAGGCCGATCCCCGCCGCGAGGATGACGTAGTGCCGCGGAACCCGCGTCAGTGCGTAGCCCGCTGGCAGCCGCGGCACCGCGCTACCCAGCCACGCGAGCGTGACGATCAGCCCGATGGAGCCGCCGCTCAGTCCGAAGGCGTCCGACAGCGGCTGGACCAGCGGCGCGAAGATGACCCGGCCGAGATTGACCAGAAACACCATCGCACACAGCGAACCGAAGACCTGCACGCGCCTGGAGGGCATCTACTGATTGGTACCGACGGGGACACTGCAAGCCTTTCGAATCGAAGGAGGGTCTCTCGGCAAGCGTTTCTGGAAGCATCGCCGTTCGTGCCAATAGCCCACGTGACGAACTCGGGCGGTTTCGAGTGGCGATGGCTGGGTAGTGAGACGGCCGCTACCCTTCCCACGGTACCCACCAGCCACTTCCGAGTTCGCTGCCGATTCCGCGGTGATTTAGGGCGTGCAACCCGGACGACTCCCCAATGGAGTACGTCCAGGAGCGGGTCGCGACGCTCCACGACTTCGCCGGGCACGTCCCCGACGCGCCGCTGTCCTCGACGGCGGTCGTCGTGCCGGTGATGCCCCGCGAGGTCGGGCGGCCCGCGGCCGAGCACACCTTCGAGACGCTGGCGGGCCACGACCTCGAATGCGTCGTGGTGCCGGTCCGCGCGCCGGCCGAGCGGATCGACGAGATTCGCGACTGGCTCGCGGGCTTCGATCTGCAAATGGAGCTGCTGTGGTGCAACGGGCCCGCTGTCGAGGAGCTGCTCGCGGACGCCGGCCTCGCGTACACCGGCGATAGCGCCGGCCCGGACAGTGCCCCCGCCGTCGGCAAGGGCGCGGACGTCTGGCTCGGCCTCGGCGTCGCCGCCGACCGCGGGGAGTACGTCGTCGTCCACGACGCCGACGCGACGAGCTACGACGCCGCCCACGTGCCGAAACTCGCCGCGCCGCTCGCGAACGCCGAGTGCTCGTTCACGAAGGGGTACTACGCCCGCGTCGAGGAGGACGGGCTCTACGGCCGGCTCTGCAGACTGTTCTACGAACCCCTGGTCGCCGCGCTCGAGGACCTCCACGACGAACCGACCGGCGACGCGAACGGTGGGATCGTCGACTACCTCGCTGCATTCCGCTACGCGCTGGCCGGCGAGTTCGGGGCGACGGCAGACGTGGTCCAGTCGATGCGCGCGCAGCGCGCCTGGGGCCTCGAGATCGGCACGCTCGGGGAGGCGTTCCGGCTCGCCGGTCCGGAGGGCTCCGCGCAGGTCGACCTGGGGATCCACCGCCACGACCACCGGAGCGTCGACGGCGAGGGCGGCCTCGCCTCGATGAGCGAGCAGGTCGGGGCGGCGCTGTTTCGCGCGTTGGCGGATCGGGGTATCGAGGTCGAGTACGATCAGCTGTGCGAGGCCTACCTCGCCCACGGCGATCGACTCGTCGCGCAGTACGCCGCCGACGCGGCGCACAACGGGCTGCCGTACGACCGGGAGGCGGAGCGCGACCAGGTCCGGGCGTACGTCGACGCGATCGCGCCGCCGGGACCGGATGCGCGGTTGCCGGCGTGGACGGACGCGTCGATCGAGCCAGCAGACGTGCTCGATGCCTCGACGCGGGCGCTGCGCAGTGCCGACGTGCTCCCGTCGCGGTAGCTGCCGGCTGCTCGATCGACGACGCGTTCGCGGCTGCCGGCACCCCGCGCCGACGCGGTCGTCCCACCTCATAGCAATCGCCGCGTCTGCCAGCAACGCCCGCGCCTTCGGGACGCTTTTTATCCCTCCACGACCCAGAGACGGACCATGAGTCAACAGCCCGAGCAGGGATCCCCCGAGACGCCCGAGAAGCGGGCGGACCTGCCGTCGACGGAAGTCACCGAAGGCTACGAGAAGGCGCCCCACCGCGCGATGTTCCGCGCGATGGGCTACGACGACGCGGACCTCTCCTCGCCGATGATCGGCGTCGCGAACCCCGCGGCGGACGTCACGCCGTGTAACGTCCACCTCGACGACGTGACGGCGTCGGCCTACGACGCCGTCGACGCCGGCGAGGGGATGCCAATCGAGTTCGGGACGATCACCATCTCGGACGCCATCTCGATGGGGACGGAGGGGATGAAGGCCTCCCTGATCAGCCGAGAGGTCATCGCGGACTCCGTCGAACTCGTCGCGTTCGGCGAGCGCATGGACGGCCTGGTCACCGTCGGCGGCTGCGACAAGAACATGCCGGGGATGATGATGGCGATGATCCGCACCGACCTCCCCAGCGCCTTCCTCTACGGCGGGTCGATCATGCCCGGCGAGCACGAGGGCCGGGAGATCACGATCCAGAACATGTTCGAGGGCGTCGGCGCGGTCGCGACCGGCGACATGAGCGAGGACGAACTCGTCGAGATGGAGCACGAGGCCTGTCCCGGCGCGGGCTCCTGTGGCGGGATGTTCACCGCGAACACGATGGCGAGCCTCTCCGAAGCGCTCGGGTTCTCGCCGCTGGGCAGCGCCAGCCCGCCCGCCGAGGACCAGGGGCGCTACGACGTCGCGAGCGAGACCGGCGAACTCGTCGTCGACGCCGTCGAGCGCGGCTGGTCGCCCTCGGACTTCCTCACCCGCGAGAGCTTCGAGAACGCCATCGCGCTGCAGGTCGCGATCGGCGGCTCTACGAACGCCGTGCTCCACCTGCTCGCGCTCGCCGCCGAGGCGGGCATCGACCTCGACATCGAGGACTTCGACGAGGTCTCCCGCCGGACCCCGAAGATCGCCGACCTCCAGCCCGGCGGCTCGAAGGTGATGAACGACCTCCACGAGGTCGGCGGCGTCCCGGTCGTCCTGAACGCGCTGTACGAGGGCGGCTACCTCCACGACGACGCGCTGACGGTCACCGGCAACTCGATCGCCGAGGAACTCGAGCGGATCGACCCGCCAGCGATCGAGGCCCTCGACGTCGACTTCCTCTACCCGGTCGACGACCCGATCCACGAGGAGGGCGCGATCAAGATCCTCACCGGCTCCCTCGCGCCGGATGGCGCCGTACTGAAGGTAACTGCCAAGGACGGCACGATGCACCACGAGGGGCCAGCCCGCGTGTTCGAAGACGAGGAGGGCGCGATGGAGTACGTCCAGGAGGGGAACGTGGACACCGGTGACGTGATCGTCGTCCGTAACGAGGGGCCGCGCGGCGGTCCCGGGATGCGCGAGATGCTCGGCGTCACCTCCGCGGTCGCCGGGCAGGGCCACTCCGAGGACGTCGCGCTCATCACCGACGGCCGCTTCTCCGGCGCGACGCGGGGCCTCTCGATCGGCCACGTCGCCCCGGAGGCCCACGACGGCGGCCCGATCGGTCTGCTGGAGGACGGCGATCACGTGACGATCGACGTCCCCGACCGCGTGCTCGACGTCGACGTGCCCGAGGAGGAACTCGACGCCCGCCGCGAGGACTGGACCCCACCCGAACCGAACTACGAGAGCGGCGTCCTCGCGAAGTACGGCGCGCTCTTTGGCTCCGCTGCCAACGGCGCGATCACGAACCCCGGCGCGCGCAGCGACTGAGTCGACCACCGCTGAGAGCCGGCGGCGCAGCCGCCGACCGCACACTGATTTTGACGTTCTACCGGGGTTTCGCGAGAGTCGGATAACCATCATTGGGTGGGACTGGAAGGGGCCGCCCGCTCGCCGAAGCTGACGAAGGTGAGCCGAGCGGAGCGAGGCGAACGTCGAAAGACGAGCGAAGCGAAGTCTTTCGGAATAAGCACTGGAGCGAAGGAGCGGAGCGACTGAGCGAAGCGCGCAACGAGTCAGCGGGGGCGAGCGGGCGGGGGCTTCCAAGCGGTTCTGCGGGTCGAGCTAGCCAGCAACGTCTCCATCGATCCTTAGCGGGCCAATCTATTAGTCCGATCCAATCGAAGTTCATAGCGGTGATCCCCGCCATGAGTGCCCCTGCAGCAGAACCCGCGACGCTGGTCTGTCACGCGTGCCGATTCAGCGCACCCGCCGGCGACGAGTGGGACAAAATCGAGGTGACGGGCGTCGGAACGATGACGCGCTGTCCGAAGTGTGGCAGCACGCGGGTCGAGCACAAACGCTGACTGGAACCGACGACCTGAGCAGCAACCCGGACGACGGTTCCGGACCGACCGCTCAGTACCCGGCCACCTGTCCGTCCTTCCGTGGCTCGGTCGCGCCCGAGAGCGTTCCATCCTGGTTCCGGACGATCTGTGCGCCGCCGAAGAGTGCCGGTGGCAGGATCCCCACGTCGTGGCCCTTCCGGACGAGTTTCGTCGCCACGCCGTCGTGTAGTCGCTCCTCGACCGCCAGCGACCCGTCCTCGCGGTAGCGCCATCGCGGCGCGTCGAGGGCGGCCTGGAGCGGCATCTCGTAGTCGAGGATATTCGAGAGCACCTGGACGTGGCCCTGGGGCTGCATGTAGCCACCCATGACGCCGAAGGCGGCCCAGTCGTCTTCGTCGAGTTTCGCGACGGCGGGAATCAGCGTGTGGAAGGGCCGTTTGCCGGGCTCCAGGCGGTTCGGGTGCTCGGGATCGAGCGAGAACGAGGCGCCGCGGTTCTGGAGTGCGATGCCGGTGTCGCCGGCGACGAGCCCGGAGCCGAAGCCGTGGAAACGGGAGTTGATGAAGGAGACGACGTTGCCCTCGGCGTCGGCGGCACAGAGCAACGCGGTGTCGGCGTCCTCGGCGGGGTCGTGGCCGGTGGAGTTCCCTCCTCCGGCGCTGGCGTCCCTCGGAAACCCGATGTCGGCGTCCTCGATCGCCAAATCCCCGATCTCCGCTGCTCGCTCGGCGGCGTACCGCTTCGAGGCGAGGTCGGGCACGTCCTCGAATTCGGGGTCAGTGACGTAGTGGTGGCCGTCGACGAACGCGAGCTTCATCGCCTCCGCGAAGGCGTGGACCCGTTCGGCCGAGTCGTAGGGATGGTCGCCGGCGTCGACCTCGCTCGCCAGATTGAGCGCTTCGAGCGTGAGGAGCCCCTGGTTGTTTGGTGGGAGCTCGTAGACCTCCGCACCATGGTACTCCGTGGAGACGGGGTCGGGCCACTCGACTGCGAAGTCGGCGAGGTCGTCGGTCGTGAGAAACCCGCCCTGTTCCTGGACCTCCGCAGCGATCTCCTCGCCGATCGCGCCCTCGTAGACGGCGTCCGCGCCCTCCGCGGCGATCCGCTCCAGCGATCGGCCGAGCTTCGGGAGGGTGACCTCCTGCCCGACGCCCGGGGCCTCGCCGTCGAAGAGGTACGCCTCGCGAGCGTGCTCGTCGGTGAACCGGTCCTCGCCGTGTTGCCACTGCGCGGAGACGACCTCGGTGACGGGGTAGCCGTCGACGGCGTAGCGGATCGCGGGCTGGAGCGTCTCCGCGAAATCGAGCCGTCCAAGCTCCTCGACGGTCGCCTCCCAGCCCCGCGCCGTTCCGGGAACGGTGACGGCGTGCGGCCCGAACTCCGGCATCGTCGCGTTCGCGGGATCGGAGACCTCCGGCTGCTCCGGCGCGCCCCGGCCCTCCGCGACGGCCTCCCGGACGTTCTCGATGGTCGCGTCCGCTGGCGCACCCCCGCAGGCCCGCATCGCGCCGACGTCGCCGTCGGCGGTCCGGTAGAGCGCGAAGACGTCGCCGCCGAGGCCCGTCGAGGTCGGCTCGACGACGTTGAGCGCGGCGGCGGTGGCGACCGCGGCGTCGAAGGCGTTGCCGCCCTGGCGCATGGTTTCGACGCCAGCCTCCGCGGCGAGCGGCTGGCTCGTTGCGACGATGCCTTCCGGGGCGTAGACGGTGGAGCGGCGGGAGCCGAAGGCGTCGACGTCGGGTTCCATGAGCGAGTGATCGCACTGAAATCGGATAGTGCTGTGGGAAGGCGAGGGCTCCGGATGCCAGCGGTGAAGAGCGTCGTCGAGCCGGTGGCAGCGGCGACGTGCGTCGTCGCACGAGTGGGACGCTGTCGCGGTCGTCCGATTCCGGGGATCCCCGTTCGGACGCGCCGCCGTTCGACGGCGAGCGCCACCTGGCCGGTCCGAGCGGACGCCTGGGACGACTGCCGAATCTCGTTGGGTGGTGCACTGCCACGGACTCGTCTCGCTCACTTGCTGCAGGTGCGACTGGGAGTCAGCACCGATCGACGGCACCTGCCTGCGACTTGCAATGGGTAGCGGAGTACAGCGAGCGTGCTCAGTCGGCGCGACGCGGTGGATCAACTCCTGGGTATCGTACTAGCTGACCGACGCATCGTGGGTGTACGCAACTCCGTCGACGAAAATCCGGGACTCGTGGGTGACCGTGATCTGGTGGTCGGCGAACTGGAACGTGAGGCTCCACTCCCCTCCCTCGTGCTCGCACAGTTTCTGCAGTACTTCCGGGTACATGTACTCGTACACCGGATCGACGTCGGTTACCTCCACCCCGTCGGCGGCGGCCACCGCGTCGACGACCCTGGCGACGATGTCAGTTTCTGCCATTTTCCACCCACTCCTGGAATATCTTGCAGTTGTCGATCAGGGGCCTGGGCAGGTCGTCGACCGACTCGGTCACCATCCGAATGATGGTTGCGGGTTCCTCGAACCGCGGCCCACGCTGGACGACGAACGGGTCCTCCTCCCACTGCACGTACCCTGCCCTCGCGAGCAACGGGAGGTGGTGATGGCGCAACTTGATGCGCAGAGTCTCGGAATCCATCGGTTGGTTCGGCGATTCGGCGGCATCGGGCAACGGAAGCCGGCGCTCTTTCGGTTCCTCCAGCAGCGACGCAATGATCATCCGACGCGTTTCGGCCGCGAGAGCGCTGTAGAGTTGATCCCACCGCTCGGACCATTCCGGATTACCAGATGGACTGAGCGACATAACTCCCCTTCCGACGCCGTCTACTTCATCGTTTGTAGGGTACGACCCCGTTCGGCGACCCCATCGCGAGACGCGCTCGTCAAATTCTCCGCGATCGCTACACTCCATCGGAGGGCGAGGAGTACACCGCGCCACCGAGTTCGCGCACCGATCGAACAACGTGCGGTCGTTTTTCCCCACGTTTTACGATGAGTAGTTCCCGCAGCAAACCGACTGCTCGCGAGGAAACCCGACGAAGGAAAATGTGGAAGTGGGACCAGCGGAAGACTCGCTCCGCTCGCATTCCGAGGTCCAAATTCTCTGCAGTCGCTCACGTACGTTCGCTCCGCAGAGAATATCGGACCGCCGAG from Salinarchaeum sp. Harcht-Bsk1 includes these protein-coding regions:
- the ilvD gene encoding dihydroxy-acid dehydratase; its protein translation is MSQQPEQGSPETPEKRADLPSTEVTEGYEKAPHRAMFRAMGYDDADLSSPMIGVANPAADVTPCNVHLDDVTASAYDAVDAGEGMPIEFGTITISDAISMGTEGMKASLISREVIADSVELVAFGERMDGLVTVGGCDKNMPGMMMAMIRTDLPSAFLYGGSIMPGEHEGREITIQNMFEGVGAVATGDMSEDELVEMEHEACPGAGSCGGMFTANTMASLSEALGFSPLGSASPPAEDQGRYDVASETGELVVDAVERGWSPSDFLTRESFENAIALQVAIGGSTNAVLHLLALAAEAGIDLDIEDFDEVSRRTPKIADLQPGGSKVMNDLHEVGGVPVVLNALYEGGYLHDDALTVTGNSIAEELERIDPPAIEALDVDFLYPVDDPIHEEGAIKILTGSLAPDGAVLKVTAKDGTMHHEGPARVFEDEEGAMEYVQEGNVDTGDVIVVRNEGPRGGPGMREMLGVTSAVAGQGHSEDVALITDGRFSGATRGLSIGHVAPEAHDGGPIGLLEDGDHVTIDVPDRVLDVDVPEEELDARREDWTPPEPNYESGVLAKYGALFGSAANGAITNPGARSD
- a CDS encoding HVO_0758 family zinc finger protein translates to MKSVRKGLRDSDLEKDNYGRLACTACDEELKSENDPDEVGTVRVCPSCGAKWKELK
- the ggt gene encoding gamma-glutamyltransferase, whose amino-acid sequence is MEPDVDAFGSRRSTVYAPEGIVATSQPLAAEAGVETMRQGGNAFDAAVATAAALNVVEPTSTGLGGDVFALYRTADGDVGAMRACGGAPADATIENVREAVAEGRGAPEQPEVSDPANATMPEFGPHAVTVPGTARGWEATVEELGRLDFAETLQPAIRYAVDGYPVTEVVSAQWQHGEDRFTDEHAREAYLFDGEAPGVGQEVTLPKLGRSLERIAAEGADAVYEGAIGEEIAAEVQEQGGFLTTDDLADFAVEWPDPVSTEYHGAEVYELPPNNQGLLTLEALNLASEVDAGDHPYDSAERVHAFAEAMKLAFVDGHHYVTDPEFEDVPDLASKRYAAERAAEIGDLAIEDADIGFPRDASAGGGNSTGHDPAEDADTALLCAADAEGNVVSFINSRFHGFGSGLVAGDTGIALQNRGASFSLDPEHPNRLEPGKRPFHTLIPAVAKLDEDDWAAFGVMGGYMQPQGHVQVLSNILDYEMPLQAALDAPRWRYREDGSLAVEERLHDGVATKLVRKGHDVGILPPALFGGAQIVRNQDGTLSGATEPRKDGQVAGY
- a CDS encoding glycosyltransferase-like protein, whose product is MEYVQERVATLHDFAGHVPDAPLSSTAVVVPVMPREVGRPAAEHTFETLAGHDLECVVVPVRAPAERIDEIRDWLAGFDLQMELLWCNGPAVEELLADAGLAYTGDSAGPDSAPAVGKGADVWLGLGVAADRGEYVVVHDADATSYDAAHVPKLAAPLANAECSFTKGYYARVEEDGLYGRLCRLFYEPLVAALEDLHDEPTGDANGGIVDYLAAFRYALAGEFGATADVVQSMRAQRAWGLEIGTLGEAFRLAGPEGSAQVDLGIHRHDHRSVDGEGGLASMSEQVGAALFRALADRGIEVEYDQLCEAYLAHGDRLVAQYAADAAHNGLPYDREAERDQVRAYVDAIAPPGPDARLPAWTDASIEPADVLDASTRALRSADVLPSR
- a CDS encoding aldo/keto reductase — encoded protein: MATAQGTWAYRDRHGGDFGLTFFRRHGEGVVSSIGLGTYLGDPTDEVDDAYREAIVAALQRGCNVLDTAINYRCQRSERVIGEALAEAADAGAPERDAAGGEADVPETADAAESAPDADVAGSDSGVERESVLVATKGGFLPFDGERPDDPGRYVRETFVEPGIVDPADLAHGAHAIAPAFLDDQLDRSLANLGLDTIDLYYVHNPETQLDVRSREAVYDQLEAAFERLEERRAEGDIRAYGVASWDAFRVPPEHDSHLSLPEVIQRARRAAETAGAQTTGFRAIQLPFNAEMADAFTVAAHEGPEGMQSALHFAQDAGLSVFTSASIGQGELAEGVPEHVAVRVEGDTPAQRAINFARSAPGVTSSLVGASSREHAIENVRAGEFDPLGAEAFDAVFASDSA
- a CDS encoding MFS transporter gives rise to the protein MPSRRVQVFGSLCAMVFLVNLGRVIFAPLVQPLSDAFGLSGGSIGLIVTLAWLGSAVPRLPAGYALTRVPRHYVILAAGIGLTVAAVLTAAAPSPIAVGIGAFLLGLASGAYFIAANPLVSELFPNSVGRVLGIHGASAQIAAVLAPLAVTAVLAIATWRGVFVVIAVVGALGTAAFFVAARRADLPDAGSEDREILAAVRRQWRLILTGIVLIGVVGLVWNGVFNFYATYLEDVKGLSRGTANLMLTVVFAAGVPAFYAGGQFADRFEHVPVVLAVMTGFTVGLFALTAASGLAAIVAASVLIGFIIHALFPAMDTYMLDTLPDEHRASAYAVYSATMMLIQASGSVVVGTLTDYGVGFDALFLGMGVIVLGFVAVMGTLYLSGHLPTGGKAHRLEA
- a CDS encoding HalOD1 output domain-containing protein — encoded protein: MAETDIVARVVDAVAAADGVEVTDVDPVYEYMYPEVLQKLCEHEGGEWSLTFQFADHQITVTHESRIFVDGVAYTHDASVS